A window from Nitrospira sp. ND1 encodes these proteins:
- a CDS encoding Crp/Fnr family transcriptional regulator has protein sequence MKRKPCLIENCDTCGLREKVVLCDISGSDLAEFQKIKRTLEYAPHQTVFYEGHLCLGLYLLCSGKVKLTRSSTRGRRQIVRILGPGELIEKHVFGESPFHEVTCETLEPSQVCVIEKERYLAVIHRNPQLAIKLIQLLSNEVGVNMDHLDQFTFKSARERLAGLLLELGDRFGKKNDDHVRVGLTLKREEVAEMAGITVETAIRLLGVFRDEGVLTIDGRTITLLNPDRLSRIAER, from the coding sequence GTGAAACGGAAGCCCTGCCTTATCGAAAATTGCGACACCTGCGGGCTTCGCGAAAAGGTCGTCTTGTGCGATATTTCAGGAAGCGATCTCGCCGAATTTCAAAAAATTAAACGCACGCTCGAGTACGCGCCTCACCAGACCGTCTTCTACGAAGGTCATCTGTGCTTGGGTCTCTACCTGTTATGTTCGGGTAAGGTCAAGCTCACTCGCTCTTCGACGCGAGGCCGGCGGCAGATCGTCCGCATCTTGGGCCCTGGTGAGTTGATCGAGAAACACGTCTTCGGTGAGAGCCCCTTTCATGAAGTGACGTGCGAAACCTTGGAGCCCTCTCAAGTCTGTGTCATCGAGAAGGAACGCTACCTCGCCGTCATCCACAGAAATCCTCAACTGGCGATCAAGCTGATCCAGCTCCTCAGTAACGAAGTCGGGGTCAACATGGATCATCTCGATCAATTCACGTTCAAGTCTGCCCGTGAGCGACTAGCCGGCCTGTTGCTGGAACTCGGAGATCGATTCGGCAAAAAAAATGACGATCATGTCCGGGTGGGACTCACGCTCAAACGGGAAGAAGTGGCCGAGATGGCCGGTATTACCGTTGAAACCGCCATTCGGCTGCTGGGCGTCTTTCGCGACGAGGGTGTCCTCACCATCGATGGAAGAACCATCACCTTGCTGAATCCAGACCGCCTCTCCAGAATTGCCGAGCGCTGA
- a CDS encoding formylglycine-generating enzyme family protein: MNIWLPGLIPAFVLGIAAGVVFGSVAPSHADHELPKPPPLWSPLDDIERLALIEVPDGMVPVPAGSFLMGSDPKFDRAAGPQELPQHQVYVDAFGIDRYEVSNVNYLRFVLATGAAWPHYWRAQPFPDKMAKHPVIGVSWREADAYCRWRGARLPTEAEWEKAARGEDGRMFPWGNEPAGWIKSNIAHSGSKRGAKYPPLANVDRYDNGVSPYGVHQMAGNVSEWVSDWFDPEYYRRQENRNPQGPESGQDKVFRGGSWNEDPEVARSAGRNAGGLDHWSYLTGFRCATSGESGRQLSSIDPGILRNTDR, from the coding sequence ATGAACATCTGGTTACCTGGTTTAATTCCGGCTTTTGTGCTGGGCATCGCCGCCGGGGTGGTATTCGGCTCCGTTGCGCCGAGCCACGCTGACCATGAGTTGCCGAAGCCTCCGCCGCTCTGGTCCCCACTGGACGACATAGAGCGGCTGGCGTTGATTGAGGTGCCGGACGGGATGGTGCCGGTGCCGGCCGGTTCGTTCCTGATGGGAAGCGACCCAAAATTTGATCGAGCCGCCGGACCGCAGGAACTGCCTCAGCACCAGGTCTATGTCGACGCGTTCGGCATCGACCGGTACGAGGTTAGCAATGTGAACTATCTGCGCTTCGTGCTGGCGACCGGCGCGGCCTGGCCCCACTACTGGCGAGCCCAGCCGTTTCCGGACAAGATGGCGAAACATCCGGTCATCGGCGTCTCCTGGCGGGAAGCCGATGCCTATTGCCGTTGGCGCGGGGCCCGCTTACCGACCGAAGCGGAATGGGAAAAGGCGGCGCGCGGTGAAGACGGACGGATGTTTCCCTGGGGCAATGAGCCGGCCGGTTGGATCAAGAGCAACATCGCCCATTCGGGTTCCAAGCGCGGGGCCAAGTATCCGCCGTTGGCGAATGTCGATCGTTATGACAACGGCGTGAGCCCATACGGGGTGCATCAAATGGCCGGCAATGTGAGTGAATGGGTCTCGGACTGGTTCGATCCGGAGTATTACCGGCGCCAGGAGAATCGTAACCCCCAGGGGCCTGAATCCGGGCAGGACAAAGTGTTTCGCGGAGGATCATGGAATGAAGATCCTGAGGTGGCCCGTTCAGCCGGGCGTAATGCCGGGGGGCTGGATCACTGGAGTTATTTGACGGGGTTTCGTTGCGCAACATCAGGCGAGAGTGGTCGTCAGCTTTCGTCCATCGATCCGGGCATTCTGCGGAATACCGATCGCTGA
- a CDS encoding hemerythrin domain-containing protein, translated as MVSQGSRRTSLNVDPLALLKREHRMILDRLAMVETAMSPRSSGSGTVKGTNRETLRELLEFFTGPVDVHFKREAMLVGDLRRILGRKQEEQEQFQSFLDEHRALKAAAAAVMRQLASKRTDAQDAAASKAFGGLRTLTGELHALIRRYRGQIACEERLLFALAEMRLTAERRRRISRRMLQV; from the coding sequence ATGGTGTCTCAAGGTAGCAGGCGAACGAGTCTCAACGTCGATCCGTTGGCGCTGCTCAAACGGGAGCACCGAATGATTCTGGACCGACTGGCCATGGTCGAAACGGCGATGAGTCCTCGCTCATCCGGGAGCGGTACGGTCAAGGGAACGAACCGGGAAACGCTGCGAGAACTGCTCGAATTCTTTACCGGCCCCGTGGACGTGCATTTCAAACGGGAAGCAATGCTGGTGGGCGATCTCCGGCGAATCCTCGGCCGGAAGCAGGAGGAGCAGGAGCAGTTCCAGAGTTTCTTGGACGAACACCGGGCGTTAAAAGCCGCCGCGGCCGCAGTGATGAGACAGCTGGCGAGCAAGCGGACCGATGCTCAAGACGCAGCGGCGTCAAAAGCATTCGGCGGATTGCGGACGCTGACCGGGGAGCTTCACGCGCTGATTCGTCGCTACCGTGGACAGATCGCCTGCGAGGAGCGGCTGCTGTTTGCCTTGGCCGAGATGCGGTTGACCGCAGAACGAAGACGGCGAATCAGCCGGCGCATGTTGCAAGTGTGA
- a CDS encoding SUMF1/EgtB/PvdO family nonheme iron enzyme: MKRPRTGITRKRTRLAQALVIGAALFALAPAARALDTQDIVVEWSEEGKKLAQERVAKWKTKEEMVLIPAGEFLMGSDKKTDRLAYRSEIPQRSVYLDAFMIGKYEVTALEYLKFVLATDRLPQLDWRYDGGNFQDTMAHHPIMHVNWYDADAYCKWAGKRLPTEAEWEKAARGVDGRLFPWGSEYAGPTRANFGRTGLSGPVRDRPERLLLYPPIISVDRYENALSPYGLYQTIGNVAEWVSDWYDQDYYKTAPNRNPKGPETGTQKAFRGGGWMDSTTTMRAAMRNGTDPKTKINWMGFRCAQDAKEDAGAKVSLTKE, translated from the coding sequence ATGAAAAGACCACGAACGGGCATCACAAGGAAACGAACCAGGTTGGCACAGGCCCTGGTGATCGGAGCGGCGCTGTTTGCGCTGGCTCCTGCCGCACGAGCGTTGGATACACAGGATATTGTCGTTGAGTGGAGCGAGGAAGGCAAGAAGCTCGCGCAGGAGCGGGTCGCAAAGTGGAAGACCAAGGAAGAAATGGTCCTCATTCCGGCCGGCGAATTCCTCATGGGGAGCGATAAGAAGACGGATCGGTTGGCTTACCGTAGCGAAATCCCACAGCGGTCGGTCTATCTGGATGCGTTCATGATCGGCAAGTACGAAGTCACGGCGCTCGAGTATCTCAAGTTTGTCCTGGCCACGGATCGTCTGCCGCAGCTGGATTGGCGGTACGATGGAGGGAACTTCCAGGACACGATGGCGCATCATCCGATCATGCACGTCAACTGGTACGACGCCGATGCCTATTGCAAATGGGCGGGCAAGCGGTTGCCGACGGAGGCGGAGTGGGAGAAGGCGGCGCGTGGCGTCGACGGACGTCTGTTCCCGTGGGGCAGCGAATATGCCGGTCCGACCCGGGCGAATTTCGGCAGAACGGGGTTGTCCGGTCCGGTGCGGGATCGTCCTGAGCGGTTGTTGCTCTACCCGCCGATCATTTCAGTCGATAGGTACGAGAATGCGTTGAGCCCGTACGGTTTGTATCAAACCATCGGGAATGTGGCCGAGTGGGTTTCCGATTGGTACGACCAGGATTATTACAAGACGGCGCCCAACCGGAACCCGAAAGGGCCGGAGACCGGCACGCAGAAAGCGTTCCGCGGCGGTGGATGGATGGATAGCACCACGACGATGCGGGCGGCGATGCGGAACGGCACCGATCCGAAGACGAAGATCAATTGGATGGGCTTCCGTTGTGCGCAAGATGCCAAAGAGGACGCGGGGGCGAAGGTTTCGCTGACGAAAGAGTAG